The Bacteroidota bacterium DNA segment TATATTTTCCTATCAATGCATCACTTTCCAAAATCTCTTCTCCAAATGTTATTTCAAGTAAAGGTGATTCTATCCAAACCATTTTATGAAATCGTGTGGAATGAATTAAACTATCACCATGTGTGCGAGGTACATTTGGATTCACTTGCGCAATAACAAGCTTAGATGTATTCACCGCAGTGCGTGCAATATCTACTGATACACCCAACGAACAATACCCATGTTTATCGGGCGGAGAAACCTGCACTATTGCAACATCCAAATCCAGAATTTTTTGTTTAAACAACTCCGGAATTTCACTTAAAAAAACAGGAATATAATCTGCTCTTCCTTCGTTCACTGCATTTTCTTCCTCACATGTTCCCCCGCCGTACCAAGTTCCTCAAAACGCAGCATTGTGCGTAAGCCTTTGAGAACCTACGTTTAATTAAGTAAATTTTATTTTACTATTTATTTAATCCTAAATTTCAATCGCAAATATTAAAATAAAACACATTTATTCTATTCTTTACTTAAAAATAAATTTGTTTTTTATAATTATCTGATTTAATTTAGATAATCCAAAAGTATAAACCATGAATAATTTAATTATTCTTTTGAGTTTCGAATACAAGTTGCAAAATATATTACACCAGAATAATTATTTATCATTTTATTTAATTGTATAACTTGAATAGACTAATCTACATTAAGATTATGAAAAAAATATATTTATTAACGATAATAAGCTTATTAATTATTTCTTGTGAAAAAGAAAGCGGACCAACATTTATTAACGGCAGCGTAAAAGACAAAACCACCAATGCGGGAATTGCAAATGCCGATGTAGGGTTATTTGAAACAGACGGCGAAAGCGCCTTTGGCTTAGGCGGTGTTTTAATTGACGAAATATATTCTGATGCCGCAGGCAAATTCACTTTTGATTTTGAAGCCCGCAATGGCTATAGCTATTATGTGCAGGCAATAAAAGACCAATATTGGAATAACCAAACCGATAATATAACTTTTGTTGATGATACCGGAGGTGAAACAGATGTTATTGTGTATTTGCATCCGGAGGGGTGGTTGAAATTAACTATAAGAGATACAATGCCGTTTACAATAAATACTGAGTTCAGAATGACTCCATTTAACGGTTCTTTTTGGGTAAGCGCAACTGAACTTGATACAATTTTAACAGGCGTTATTTTTGGTAATCAATATAAGCCACTTTACTGGGTATTAGAAGATTTTACTACAAGCGGTATAGAAACTTATACGGATTCAATTTATTGCCCGGCTTTTGACACTACTTACTACGAAATACTTTATTAACCATTTGAACCAACAACATGAAATACTACACCCTACTCATTGCACTCAGTTTATTTATTAAAAATCAAACCTACGCTCAACAGACGCTCAGCAAGCTCGACAGCATTTTCATGTATCTGGACACCACCGATATGAGCACCGGAATTTTATATGATAAGACATACCGCTTCGGCAAAGCGGATACCTTTAATATAATTAATGATACAGCTATAAGTATGCATAATTTTAGGCAGATTTTGCTCGACATGAAGGTCGGTTCGGTCAACCTTAATAATTCAATTATTACCCTTGATTCTTTGCGCAACATGGTGAATGCTGATGCAATAAATAATATTGTTCCAATAACTATTCTTAACTATAAGTATAATGTCATTAAAGAATATGCGCTGGATAGCAACCTGATGTATTATTCATCAGATAATACATGATAATAATGATGATGATCCGGGTAATCCAATACCAAATCGTTTTGATGGAAATTTATATGGCATACAAGCATGCTATGATTATTATGATGCAGATGATTTAGGTGGCACAGAAATCTTAGCGGAACATAATCATTGGCAAACCGGAGCGGGTCCTGCAATTGGCTATCTTCAAGCAGGATTTGATGAGGATACGCATCCTTGTACTTCGATAAATTTTGATACGGATGATTAGATAATAACTAAACCAAGTTCATGCACTTGTGATGAAGAATATTGTGAAGAAGAGTTAACCGAAGAAGAAATTACACTGCGTCTTGCAGCTACTTCATGCAATTCTACAATACCAAAACCCGGTGGTGGAGGAACAGTAACAGTTGGTCAACAATTCAGAACTGCATATTTAAAATATCTTGATGGTGATTATAATTATGCGTATCAGAGTTTTCTTTATCTGAAAAATAAAGTGAATCAAAATTATCCTCAAGGATTAACAAAGGGAGTTTGTAATACTTTATACAGAGAAGCAGTAATGTATGTAGAGTTGTGTTCTTTGTTAGCAACAGTACATTGTCAACAACCCTTCTATACAGGTCGCTTAGCAGACGAATTTTCAGATACAGAATTCAATATAGAATTATATCCAAATCCCACGAATAAAGAATTTACTTTATTCACTGATAATGCGGAAATAATTGAATTTAAAATTATGGATATCACCGGCAGAGAAATTATTTCAAACAGTTTTCAAACAAACACAAATATTTCTGTTGTCGGTTGGCCTTCCGGAATTTATTTGGTATATCTGAAAAGTGAAAATTCTGGGTTGGTTACTACTTTGAAAGTGATGGTGGAGTGAGAGCAATTCTTTTTATACAAAAATCTTAAACCTTTCAAAACAAGATTTATGCAACAATTCTCTATCATCCGGATGTGCAATTTCGATTAATGCTTTTGCTCGTTGTCGTAAATTTTTCCCGAATAAAAATGCGACACCATATTCAGTAACTATATAGCGCACATGCGCACGAGTGGTAACAACACCGGCACCGGGTTTAAGTATCGGCACAATACGTGAAATGCCTTTTTTCGTTCTTGATGAAAGTGCGATAATAGGTTTACCTCCTACACTTAATGCAGCACCACGAATAAAATCCATTTGTCCGCCCACACCTGAATATTGATATGTACCAATTGAATCAGAAACTACTTGTCCGGTAAGATCTACTTCTATACAACTATTAATTGCACACACTTTTGGATTTAATTTTATTACTGCAGGTTCATTCACATAATCAATATCCATAAAAGCAAACCCCGGATTATCATGCACGTAATCATATAATTTTTTTGTACCAAGAGCAAAACCTGTTACAGTTCTGTTTGGCTCTATTACTTTAAATTTATTATTAACTACATCACTTTCAAATAAGGGTATTAATCCATCCGAAAACATTTCAGTATGTACACCCAGATTTTTATGATTGGTAAGACATCGCAATACAGATTCCGGGATCGAACCAATTCCCATTTGTAGAGTGCTGCCATCTTCAATTAATTCTGCAATATATTTTCCAATCAACGCATCACTTTCCAAAATCTCTTCTCCAAAAGTTATTTCAAGTAAAGGTGATTCTATCCAAACCATTTTATGAAATCGTGTGGAATGAATTAAACTATCGCCATGTGTGCGAGGAACATTCGGATTTACTTGTGCAATAACAAGCTTAGCTGTATTCACCGCAGTACGTGCAATATCTACTGACACACCGAGTGAACAATAGCCATGTTTATCCGGCGGAGAAACCTGTACTATTGCAACATTCAAATCCAGAATTTTTTGTTTAAACAACTCCGGAATCTCACTTAAAAAAACAGGAATATAATCTGCTCGTCCTTCGTTAACTGCATTGCGGAGCGTTCCTGAAACAAACATGGAATTTAAATCAAATGCTTCTTCATATTCCGGTTTATCCAACATAATATCGCCGTATAAACTTATGAATACAAGTTGCACATTTCGCAGTTCATTTTTCCTTTCTGCAAGCTTATGCAACATGGCTATTGGAGTTTGCGCACTGCCTTGAATAAATACAGTATCACCCGAATGAAT contains these protein-coding regions:
- a CDS encoding T9SS type A sorting domain-containing protein — translated: MNQNYPQGLTKGVCNTLYREAVMYVELCSLLATVHCQQPFYTGRLADEFSDTEFNIELYPNPTNKEFTLFTDNAEIIEFKIMDITGREIISNSFQTNTNISVVGWPSGIYLVYLKSENSGLVTTLKVMVE
- a CDS encoding acetyl-CoA hydrolase/transferase family protein: MPPYVSAEEALQCIHSGDTVFIQGSAQTPIAMLHKLAERKNELRNVQLVFISLYGDIMLDKPEYEEAFDLNSMFVSGTLRNAVNEGRADYIPVFLSEIPELFKQKILDLNVAIVQVSPPDKHGYCSLGVSVDIARTAVNTAKLVIAQVNPNVPRTHGDSLIHSTRFHKMVWIESPLLEITFGEEILESDALIGKYIAELIEDGSTLQMGIGSIPESVLRCLTNHKNLGVHTEMFSDGLIPLFESDVVNNKFKVIEPNRTVTGFALGTKKLYDYVHDNPGFAFMDIDYVNEPAVIKLNPKVCAINSCIEVDLTGQVVSDSIGTYQYSGVGGQMDFIRGAALSVGGKPIIALSSRTKKGISRIVPILKPGAGVVTTRAHVRYIVTEYGVAFLFGKNLRQRAKALIEIAHPDDRELLHKSCFERFKIFV